The genomic region GCAAGGgtagcagcctctcctgccaccgaACCAGCCGAGACCTCTGCCACCATAGCAGCCCAGACCTCCCAAGCCGTAGCCGTAGCCGTAGCCGAAGGCCCCATTGGAGACAGGcactccctggtagctgagttcgctgcccacggcagccGATGCGGAGGACCCGACGGTggtgctctgggggaaggaggtgaggatgggtcctggcagggtgaccTGCACGGTGGAAGGCTGGATGACGAcggaggagtcctggcactgcctgacgcagggctcgttgcagctgttggccagcggggcggGTGCGCAGGGGCGGCAGAGGTTGTTGCAGGCCATGGGTGTggtgtggagggtccct from Phaenicophaeus curvirostris isolate KB17595 chromosome 3, BPBGC_Pcur_1.0, whole genome shotgun sequence harbors:
- the LOC138718691 gene encoding feather keratin-like, yielding MACNNLCRPCAPAPLANSCNEPCVRQCQDSSVVIQPSTVQVTLPGPILTSFPQSTTVGSSASAAVGSELSYQGVPVSNGAFGYGYGYGLGGLGCYGGRGLGWFGGRRGCYPC